From Zingiber officinale cultivar Zhangliang chromosome 5B, Zo_v1.1, whole genome shotgun sequence, the proteins below share one genomic window:
- the LOC121986651 gene encoding mavicyanin-like, translating to MSKRLGFVVALAVLMGLSDATLYKVGDNQGWKSGVNYTEWSDGKTFYIGDTIVFNYGRETENVVQVTHKTFRNCSSDNPIRVFHTGKDVFNLEKRSHLYFICGLPGHCESGQKVDIRVLGGPESPAPAPAPETAPPSPSASPASPTTAPPSSSWSPDTPPSSDSPSPSPAPGPSPSSAVRGGWGVQLAVAAFVVVLSVVA from the exons ATGTCAAAGAGATTAGGATTTGTCGTAGCTTTGGCCGTGTTGATGGGGCTGTCGGATGCAACTTTGTACAAAGTTGGAGATAATCAAGGATGGAAGTCCGGTGTGAATTATACCGAATGGTCTGACGGGAAGACTTTCTACATAGGCGACACCATTG TGTTCAACTACGGGAGAGAGACGGAGAATGTGGTGCAGGTGACCCATAAGACTTTCCGCAATTGCAGCTCCGATAACCCGATCCGCGTTTTCCACACTGGGAAGGATGTCTTCAACTTGGAGAAGCGATCGCACCTCTATTTCATCTGCGGCTTGCCCGGCCACTGCGAGAGCGGCCAGAAGGTGGACATCCGCGTCCTCGGCGGCCCCGAGTCGCCGGCGCCGGCGCCTGCGCCAGAAACCGCGCCGCCGTCCCCCTCCGCCTCCCCCGCGTCGCCCACCACAGCGCCGCCGTCCTCCTCCTGGTCGCCCGATACTCCGCCGTCGTCCGACTCTCCGTCTCCCTCGCCGGCCCCTGGGCCGTCTCCTTCGAGTGCGGTGCGCGGGGGATGGGGCGTGCAACTGGCGGTCGCTGCCTTTGTCGTGGTCTTGTCGGTCGTCGCTTAG